The sequence TTTTCTGATTATCTAATTCAGCAAATTGGCGAAAAACATGGATATGAGATTCTTCTAACTTTTGATCAAAAAGCATCTAGAGAGACTGGCTTTCAATGTCCTTTTTGACACTCCCATCAAAAAGTCGTCGGGTTTATCCAGTTGGAGATGACCATCCCCCTGAGAAAGAGTGGCGAAAGCGGTTTATCAAATATGAGTGGATTGAAGTTTCAGCTTACAACAGTTATAGCTTGTGTAGCGACGATCGCGCAACTTTAAAAAGTAGTCGCTTGATTAAAAAGTTAGGTGTTGCTTTGTTATTGCTAATAGAGTTAGTGTTAGACCCATTTGCGGGATCGGGTTCAACTGGGATCGCAGCAGTGGGATTAGGAAGGATTTTCTTAGGGTTTGAGATCAGACGTGATTATTGTGATATAGCTGTGAAAAGATTTGAGGATTTTATCCAAGAAAGAGAAAACTTTTTCGAGTTTTAATTTTCAAAAACTGTAATTTCTTCTTTCAACTTTTTTCCTACCTGATCTTTGACAGTATCTAAATCATAATCCATCTGCAATCCTAGCCAAAAATGTGGCGACATCTTGAAGAAATAAGCTAAACGTAGAGCCAAATCTGCGGTGATTGCTTTTTTGCCATTAATAAGGTCATGGATCTGTTGGGTTGGTACTTTTAAAGACGAAGCAATTTGATTGATCTCAAGATTCATTGGTTTAATAAATTCTTCTAACAGTA comes from Halothece sp. PCC 7418 and encodes:
- a CDS encoding DNA methylase N-4/N-6 domain-containing protein, whose amino-acid sequence is MSFLTLPSKSRRVYPVGDDHPPEKEWRKRFIKYEWIEVSAYNSYSLCSDDRATLKSSRLIKKLGVALLLLIELVLDPFAGSGSTGIAAVGLGRIFLGFEIRRDYCDIAVKRFEDFIQERENFFEF
- a CDS encoding HigA family addiction module antitoxin, producing the protein MKEDKLNPIHPGEVLLEEFIKPMNLEINQIASSLKVPTQQIHDLINGKKAITADLALRLAYFFKMSPHFWLGLQMDYDLDTVKDQVGKKLKEEITVFEN